A region from the Paludicola sp. MB14-C6 genome encodes:
- a CDS encoding undecaprenyl-diphosphate phosphatase, whose translation MEFIEILKSIILGIIEGITEWLPISSTGHMILTDEFIQLKELTPKFKETFFVVIQLGAILAVLILFFHKLNPFSSTKTIEQKKDTLSLWGKVIVACFPAAILGVLFDDLLDQYLYNYITVAITLILYGFLFIVLENRNRHRTPQINHFSELSYKTALFIGMFQVLSLIPGTSRSGATILGAILIGTSRYVAAEFSFFLAIPVMFGASGLKLLKSGLGFTGAEWGVLLIGMIVAFVVSIFAIKFLMGFIKKHDFKPFGYYRISLGILVLGYFLLAK comes from the coding sequence ATGGAGTTTATTGAGATTTTAAAATCGATTATTTTAGGCATTATTGAAGGTATTACCGAATGGCTTCCAATCAGTAGTACAGGTCATATGATTTTAACAGATGAATTTATACAATTAAAAGAGTTAACACCAAAGTTTAAAGAAACTTTTTTTGTAGTAATCCAACTTGGAGCTATATTAGCGGTCCTTATCTTATTCTTTCATAAGTTAAATCCGTTTTCATCAACCAAAACCATAGAGCAAAAGAAAGACACACTTTCTTTATGGGGAAAAGTAATTGTTGCTTGTTTTCCAGCTGCAATTTTAGGCGTTTTATTTGATGATTTATTGGATCAATATTTATACAATTATATTACAGTTGCGATTACGTTGATTTTGTATGGTTTTTTATTTATTGTATTAGAAAATAGAAACCGTCATCGTACTCCTCAAATCAATCATTTTTCTGAACTTTCTTATAAAACAGCGTTATTTATCGGTATGTTCCAAGTGCTATCGTTGATTCCCGGAACATCACGTTCCGGAGCTACCATTTTAGGCGCAATTTTAATTGGCACTTCTCGTTATGTAGCAGCTGAATTTTCATTCTTTTTAGCAATTCCTGTTATGTTTGGGGCAAGTGGATTAAAGCTATTAAAATCAGGATTAGGCTTTACAGGAGCGGAATGGGGCGTATTGCTAATCGGTATGATAGTAGCGTTTGTAGTATCTATTTTTGCAATTAAATTCTTAATGGGATTTATTAAAAAACATGATTTTAAACCATTTGGTTATTATCGTATTTCTCTTGGAATTTTAGTATTAGGATACTTTTTATTAGCTAAATAA
- a CDS encoding cation-translocating P-type ATPase: MSNYFNQETKEVLKQFDVSLKGLDDEQVSASREKNGLNELDEGKKKHPIIVFLEQFKDLLVFILIAAAVISMISGNVESTIVIFAVIIINAILGTVQHFKAEKSLASLKAMSSPSAKVMRKGQKIEIDSKEVVVGDILLLEAGDLVVADGRIIENFSLQVNESMLTGESENVNKTHNRIDGTEIALGDQTNMVFSGSLVTYGRATVVVTETGMNTQIGKIASLMNETKQKKTPLQVSLDNFSKKLALVILIICAVVFALGILRNMPIIDSLMFAVALAVAAIPEALSSIVTIVLAMGTQKMVKENAIIKELKAVESLGCVSVICSDKTGTLTQNKMTVQKIYVDETLYNTLNFDNQNLAHRYLMNTAILANDSTIIDGKPIGDPTEFALVEWAHNYQINEVKMRKELPRLSEIPFDSDRKLMSTVHRIDDKHLMLTKGAVDILVEHTTSILTKDGVKPFTLEDKKAIIKVNRELSEEGLRVLCFCYKEILNNAAATVDDETGYTFIGLISMIDPPREESKEAVQNAKQAGIKTIMITGDHKITATAIAKQIGIIEENDIAITGLELERMTDEELDQNLEQISVYARVSPEHKIRIVDAWQRKGKIVSMTGDGVNDAPALKKADIGVAMGITGTEVSKDAASMVLTDDNFATIVKAIANGRNVYTNIKHSIKFLLSGNTAGILAVLYTSIFALPVPFAPVHLLFINLLTDSLPAIAIGVEPAGEDLLTYAPRNPKESILTKDFLLRILVEGGLIAISTMVAFYYGLQTSPALASTMAFCTLTLARLFHGFNCRSKKSIVKLGLLSNKASLLAFFGGVVLLSAVMFIPFLQSLFMVTPLNLTQVGMIYLFAFIPTLLIQVYKLIRDLRN; encoded by the coding sequence ATGAGCAATTATTTTAATCAGGAAACAAAGGAAGTATTGAAACAATTTGATGTTTCTTTAAAGGGCTTAGACGACGAGCAAGTGAGTGCAAGTCGTGAAAAAAACGGATTGAATGAATTAGATGAAGGTAAGAAGAAACATCCAATTATCGTATTTCTAGAACAGTTTAAAGATTTATTGGTTTTTATATTAATAGCAGCAGCAGTAATATCTATGATTTCCGGTAATGTTGAAAGTACAATTGTTATTTTTGCAGTTATTATAATTAACGCAATCTTGGGAACGGTTCAACATTTCAAAGCTGAGAAATCACTTGCCAGCTTAAAAGCAATGTCGTCGCCATCCGCTAAGGTTATGCGAAAAGGTCAAAAAATAGAAATTGATTCAAAAGAAGTTGTCGTTGGCGATATTTTATTACTCGAAGCAGGCGACTTGGTCGTAGCAGATGGACGTATTATAGAGAATTTCTCTTTACAAGTAAATGAGAGTATGCTAACAGGTGAATCTGAAAACGTAAATAAAACACATAATCGCATAGATGGTACTGAGATTGCTTTAGGCGATCAAACGAATATGGTGTTTTCAGGTTCATTAGTAACCTATGGCCGCGCTACAGTTGTAGTAACCGAGACAGGAATGAATACTCAAATCGGTAAAATTGCATCTTTGATGAATGAAACAAAGCAAAAAAAGACTCCATTGCAAGTAAGTTTAGATAACTTCAGTAAAAAGCTTGCCCTTGTCATTTTAATAATATGCGCAGTAGTTTTTGCGCTTGGCATATTGCGTAATATGCCAATTATAGATTCTTTGATGTTTGCTGTAGCCCTTGCTGTAGCCGCAATTCCGGAAGCATTGAGTTCTATTGTAACTATTGTACTTGCAATGGGAACACAAAAGATGGTAAAAGAAAATGCAATTATTAAAGAATTAAAGGCTGTTGAAAGTCTAGGCTGCGTTTCTGTAATCTGTTCCGATAAAACAGGAACGTTAACGCAAAACAAAATGACCGTTCAAAAAATATATGTAGATGAAACTTTATATAATACTTTAAATTTCGATAATCAGAATCTTGCTCATCGTTATTTAATGAATACTGCGATATTAGCTAATGATTCTACCATTATTGATGGAAAACCAATAGGTGATCCAACGGAATTTGCATTAGTGGAATGGGCACATAATTATCAAATAAATGAAGTAAAAATGAGAAAAGAACTTCCTCGGTTAAGCGAAATTCCATTTGATTCTGATCGTAAGCTCATGTCAACCGTTCATCGTATTGATGATAAACATCTAATGCTGACAAAAGGAGCAGTAGACATTTTAGTAGAGCATACAACGAGTATTCTAACTAAGGATGGTGTAAAACCATTTACATTAGAAGATAAAAAGGCAATTATCAAAGTAAACAGAGAACTATCCGAAGAAGGATTGCGTGTATTATGTTTTTGCTATAAGGAAATATTAAATAATGCAGCAGCCACAGTTGATGATGAAACCGGATATACTTTTATCGGGTTAATATCCATGATAGATCCACCAAGAGAAGAATCCAAAGAAGCAGTTCAAAACGCAAAACAAGCTGGAATAAAAACTATCATGATTACAGGTGACCATAAAATCACCGCAACGGCTATTGCAAAACAAATAGGTATTATAGAAGAAAATGATATTGCGATTACTGGTTTGGAACTGGAACGTATGACAGATGAAGAACTGGATCAAAATCTTGAGCAGATTTCTGTATATGCAAGAGTATCACCTGAACATAAAATACGAATCGTTGATGCTTGGCAGCGAAAAGGTAAAATTGTTTCTATGACAGGTGATGGCGTTAACGATGCTCCTGCATTAAAGAAGGCTGATATAGGTGTTGCAATGGGCATTACCGGTACGGAAGTATCAAAAGATGCAGCCTCAATGGTATTAACTGACGATAATTTTGCAACAATTGTAAAAGCAATTGCAAACGGAAGAAATGTATATACCAATATCAAGCATTCAATTAAGTTCTTACTTTCCGGTAATACAGCCGGAATTTTAGCAGTATTATATACTTCAATTTTCGCATTGCCGGTTCCATTTGCTCCTGTTCATTTACTTTTTATTAACCTTTTAACGGATAGTTTACCTGCTATTGCAATTGGTGTTGAACCTGCGGGAGAGGATTTATTAACTTACGCGCCAAGAAATCCAAAGGAGTCTATTTTAACTAAAGACTTTTTACTTCGTATTTTGGTGGAAGGCGGCTTGATTGCAATTTCTACAATGGTTGCTTTTTATTATGGATTACAAACAAGTCCTGCACTTGCAAGCACAATGGCATTTTGCACATTAACTTTAGCTCGCTTGTTCCATGGATTTAATTGTCGTAGTAAAAAATCAATTGTAAAACTTGGACTTTTATCGAATAAAGCAAGCTTGTTAGCATTCTTTGGCGGTGTTGTATTATTGAGTGCAGTTATGTTTATCCCTTTCTTACAAAGTTTATTTATGGTTACTCCATTGAATTTAACACAAGTGGGAATGATATATTTATTTGCATTTATCCCAACATTATTGATTCAAGTATACAAGCTAATTAGAGATTTAAGAAACTAA
- a CDS encoding DUF368 domain-containing protein yields the protein MIKKLFENIFKGLGVGASMLLPGVSGGTMAILLGIYDELITAIGSFFKNTKKNLFLLSTFGIGSVTGIILFSKPILYVTTTYKMPMFYLFIGAILGGLPVLYKKSNVKEVASKTKKLYYYSFALVGFFIVWLISLIPSDLFVFDPNNGLVSYGLLLIAGVICAIALVLPGISLSYMLLIMGMYEPTMKAIEQFDIVYLLPIAIGGFVGTIATARILENAMEKHSQATYFMILGFLVASMFDVIPKTFPQGLEWILCPITLLTGFFAIFFLSRLAKNAKK from the coding sequence ATGATAAAAAAATTATTTGAAAATATTTTTAAAGGACTAGGCGTTGGTGCTTCTATGCTTTTACCTGGCGTTAGCGGTGGCACAATGGCAATTTTGTTAGGCATTTATGATGAACTAATTACAGCAATCGGTTCTTTTTTTAAAAACACAAAGAAAAATTTATTTCTACTTAGTACATTTGGAATAGGGTCGGTTACAGGTATAATTTTGTTTTCAAAGCCGATATTGTATGTAACGACGACATATAAAATGCCAATGTTCTATTTATTTATAGGCGCAATTTTAGGTGGCTTACCGGTTTTATATAAAAAATCAAATGTAAAAGAAGTGGCCTCAAAGACAAAAAAATTATATTATTATAGTTTTGCTTTAGTTGGCTTTTTTATTGTATGGTTAATCTCGTTAATTCCAAGTGACTTATTCGTATTCGATCCAAATAACGGATTAGTTAGTTACGGACTATTATTGATTGCAGGTGTAATTTGCGCAATAGCATTGGTATTACCGGGAATAAGCCTTTCTTATATGCTGTTGATAATGGGTATGTATGAGCCAACAATGAAAGCGATAGAACAGTTTGACATCGTTTATTTGCTGCCAATTGCAATAGGCGGATTTGTTGGTACAATTGCAACTGCTCGTATATTAGAAAATGCTATGGAGAAACATTCGCAAGCAACTTATTTCATGATTTTAGGATTTTTAGTGGCATCAATGTTTGATGTAATACCGAAAACATTTCCACAAGGATTAGAATGGATTCTATGTCCGATCACCTTGTTAACAGGTTTCTTTGCAATCTTTTTCTTATCAAGGTTAGCAAAGAATGCTAAAAAATAG
- a CDS encoding M48 family metallopeptidase: MTYQLVRSKRKTLAIHVLNDATIEVRAPLHLSKKEIESFLMQKQDWIFKKQEYMRNLQPQKPIDKLDETDMLWLQGREYPIQFGNQVQFKDDCFIIPDMDLNILMPYLVMLYKQLLIPLLQDKVAYYSKIMKVQPTTVKVNSAMKRWGSCSSINGLNFSFMLAMVQETELDYVVVHELAHIKQHNHSSAFWKEVEQVIPDYKQRQLALKEMQHKINTIW, translated from the coding sequence ATGACATATCAATTAGTTAGAAGCAAAAGGAAAACGCTTGCTATTCATGTTTTAAACGACGCTACAATAGAAGTACGTGCGCCGTTGCATCTATCTAAAAAAGAAATCGAATCTTTTTTAATGCAAAAGCAAGATTGGATTTTTAAAAAACAAGAATATATGCGTAATCTTCAACCCCAAAAGCCAATAGATAAGTTGGATGAAACGGATATGCTTTGGTTGCAAGGTAGAGAGTATCCAATACAGTTCGGTAATCAAGTACAGTTTAAAGATGATTGCTTTATCATTCCTGATATGGATTTGAATATATTAATGCCATATCTAGTAATGTTATATAAACAGCTTTTAATTCCTTTATTACAAGATAAGGTAGCTTATTATTCAAAAATTATGAAAGTACAGCCAACTACTGTTAAAGTGAATTCAGCAATGAAACGTTGGGGATCTTGTTCATCTATTAATGGTTTGAATTTTTCATTTATGCTTGCAATGGTACAAGAAACTGAATTAGATTATGTTGTGGTACATGAATTAGCACATATTAAGCAGCATAATCATTCTTCTGCTTTTTGGAAAGAAGTAGAGCAGGTTATTCCCGATTACAAGCAAAGACAGTTGGCATTAAAAGAGATGCAGCATAAAATAAATACAATATGGTAA
- the ybaK gene encoding Cys-tRNA(Pro) deacylase: MATSKTNAMRILDKAKISYQSHIYDHSDGHIDGVAVAQKLGQPFDQVYKTLVTIGASKIYYVFVIPVACELHLKHAAKAVNEKSIEMIKVADINKVTGYIRGGCSPIGMKKNYQTVVDESCLQLQTMMISAGKIGQQVELSPKDLLQLVNGMTANIVINEKEAE, encoded by the coding sequence ATGGCAACAAGCAAGACGAATGCTATGCGAATTTTAGATAAAGCAAAAATTTCGTACCAATCTCATATATATGATCATAGTGATGGACATATTGACGGAGTTGCGGTTGCTCAAAAGTTGGGGCAACCATTCGATCAAGTATATAAAACGCTTGTTACCATAGGTGCGAGTAAAATTTATTATGTTTTTGTGATTCCCGTAGCCTGTGAGCTGCATTTAAAGCATGCTGCAAAAGCAGTAAATGAGAAATCTATAGAAATGATTAAAGTTGCCGATATTAACAAGGTAACGGGATATATACGTGGTGGATGTTCTCCAATTGGAATGAAAAAGAATTATCAAACCGTAGTGGATGAATCTTGTTTGCAATTACAAACTATGATGATTAGTGCAGGTAAAATAGGTCAACAGGTTGAATTGTCGCCTAAGGATTTATTGCAATTGGTTAATGGTATGACTGCCAATATTGTAATAAATGAAAAGGAAGCAGAATGA
- a CDS encoding pyrimidine-nucleoside phosphorylase yields MRMYDIIMNKRNGNELSKQEIEFFVKGVTDGSIPDYQTSALLMAIYFNGMTDIETATLTSSMAQSGDMVDLSSIEGIKVDKHSTGGVGDKTTLVIAPIVAACGVKVAKMSGRGLGHTGGTVDKLESIPSFQTALDREHFFRVVNETGLSVIGQSGNLAPADKKLYALRDVTATVESIPLIAASIMSKKIAAGSDCILLDVKTGSGAFMKTLDDSIALAQAMVAIGENVGRHTIALITDMDIPLGHAIGNSLEVIESVETLKGNGPKDLTEVCIQLATNMLYLAKKGSMEECKAMVLKVMQDGSALERLKAMVKAQGGDACVIEDCNNFEKAPYSHEVKAQKSGYITHMDTEKCGISSVILGAGRETKESDIDFTAGIILKAKYGDSVQQGDVIATMYSSDQSKFQSAEELFQKAITICDEKPKQEQLIYARIEKDKVERF; encoded by the coding sequence ATGAGAATGTACGATATTATCATGAACAAACGAAACGGAAATGAGCTTTCTAAACAAGAAATTGAATTCTTTGTTAAAGGGGTTACCGATGGATCTATTCCGGATTATCAAACTTCCGCTTTGTTAATGGCAATCTATTTTAACGGTATGACAGATATAGAAACTGCAACATTAACTAGCAGCATGGCACAATCAGGCGATATGGTGGATCTATCCTCCATTGAAGGAATTAAAGTGGATAAGCATAGTACAGGTGGAGTTGGCGATAAAACAACATTGGTTATTGCACCAATTGTTGCGGCATGCGGGGTAAAAGTTGCTAAAATGTCCGGTAGGGGCTTAGGCCATACGGGAGGAACTGTTGATAAATTGGAATCAATTCCGAGTTTTCAAACTGCGCTTGATCGTGAGCATTTTTTCCGTGTAGTAAATGAAACAGGACTAAGCGTAATCGGACAATCAGGTAATCTTGCTCCTGCGGATAAAAAATTATATGCTTTACGTGATGTTACAGCAACGGTTGAAAGTATTCCGTTAATCGCAGCAAGTATTATGAGTAAAAAAATAGCTGCTGGATCCGATTGTATTCTATTGGATGTAAAAACAGGCAGTGGTGCATTTATGAAAACGCTTGATGATTCAATTGCATTAGCGCAAGCCATGGTTGCAATCGGTGAAAACGTTGGAAGACATACCATAGCTTTAATCACCGATATGGATATTCCACTCGGCCATGCAATTGGTAACTCATTAGAAGTAATAGAATCAGTTGAAACATTAAAAGGAAATGGACCGAAAGATTTAACCGAGGTTTGCATTCAACTGGCAACAAACATGTTATACCTAGCTAAAAAAGGTAGTATGGAAGAATGTAAAGCAATGGTTTTAAAAGTAATGCAAGATGGTTCAGCATTGGAACGCTTGAAAGCAATGGTAAAAGCGCAAGGTGGCGATGCTTGTGTTATAGAGGATTGCAATAACTTTGAAAAGGCGCCATATAGTCATGAAGTAAAAGCACAAAAATCTGGATACATTACACATATGGATACTGAGAAGTGTGGAATTTCATCTGTTATTTTAGGCGCAGGACGTGAAACCAAAGAAAGCGATATTGATTTCACTGCAGGAATTATTCTGAAAGCAAAATATGGTGATAGTGTGCAACAAGGTGATGTTATTGCAACAATGTATAGCTCAGATCAATCAAAATTCCAATCTGCTGAAGAATTGTTCCAAAAAGCAATCACAATTTGCGACGAAAAGCCAAAGCAAGAACAGCTCATTTATGCTCGTATTGAAAAAGACAAAGTAGAACGATTTTAA
- a CDS encoding ABC transporter permease, whose protein sequence is MDVIYFLVQQTMFFAIPLLIVALGGMFSERSGVVNIALEGIMIMGAFASISFIAIFEDAIHGQLLLILAILVAGIVGIIFSLLHAYASVNMKADQVISGTALNLFAPAFAIFVARMVQGIQQVQFKDQFHIAKVPLLGDIPVIGPLLFQNAYLTTYIGFGILIIAAIVLYKTKFGLRLRACGEHPQAADSVGINVYKIRYAGVMISGMLGGIGGLVFVIPTSTNFNATVAGYGFLALAVLIFGQWKPWRIFYSALFFGIMKTLAAAYSGIPFIRDLPIPNEVYKMIPYIATLIVLAFSSKKSQAPKASGQPYDKGGR, encoded by the coding sequence GTGGATGTTATTTATTTTTTAGTGCAACAAACGATGTTCTTTGCAATTCCTCTTTTGATTGTAGCGTTAGGTGGTATGTTCTCTGAACGAAGCGGTGTTGTTAATATTGCATTAGAAGGTATCATGATAATGGGTGCTTTCGCAAGTATTTCATTCATTGCGATTTTTGAAGACGCAATTCATGGACAGCTGTTATTGATTTTAGCTATTCTAGTTGCAGGTATTGTAGGCATTATTTTCTCATTGCTACATGCTTATGCATCTGTAAATATGAAAGCGGATCAAGTAATTAGTGGTACAGCGCTAAACCTATTTGCACCTGCATTTGCAATTTTCGTTGCAAGAATGGTACAAGGCATTCAACAAGTACAATTCAAAGATCAATTTCATATTGCAAAGGTTCCTTTATTGGGAGATATTCCTGTAATCGGGCCATTACTGTTCCAAAATGCATATTTAACAACTTATATTGGTTTTGGAATTTTAATCATTGCAGCAATCGTATTATATAAAACAAAGTTTGGCTTACGTTTACGTGCGTGTGGTGAGCATCCACAAGCCGCTGACTCTGTTGGTATCAACGTATATAAAATACGATATGCGGGTGTTATGATTTCCGGTATGCTTGGCGGTATTGGTGGTTTAGTATTCGTTATTCCTACTTCAACAAACTTTAACGCAACTGTTGCTGGATATGGATTCTTGGCATTGGCAGTGCTAATTTTCGGTCAATGGAAACCTTGGAGAATTTTCTATTCTGCTTTGTTCTTTGGAATCATGAAAACATTAGCAGCTGCATATTCCGGAATTCCATTTATCCGTGACCTACCAATTCCAAACGAAGTTTATAAAATGATACCATATATCGCAACTCTTATTGTATTGGCATTTTCATCTAAGAAATCTCAAGCTCCAAAAGCATCTGGTCAGCCATATGATAAAGGCGGAAGATAA
- a CDS encoding ABC transporter permease has translation MREKLKHITKTTGFANFIASLLAIVVGLLFGLIILLISNPGQALSGFMVILKGGFTNGLVGIGEVWYYATPIILTGLSVGFAFKTGLFNIGTPGQFIVGAYAAVYVGVHFTALGPTQWIFALLAGAIAGGIWGILPGILKAYANVNEVISSIMMNYIGMYLVNLLVVRTIFNPLANESVDVNANAVIPKWGLDKIFPYPSVNAGIIIAIIVVIIIHIVLNKTTFGYELKACGHNPHASKYAGINAKRNIVTSMIIAGALSGLGGALLYLAGSGKHLQVLDILAVEGFNGIPVALLGLSNPIGVLVAGLFIAHITVGGINLQFYDFVPEIIDIIIASIIYFSAFSLLFKGFIAKISKNKEDKKAMAAQATNAEKLYTGDVVGAQANGEPPQLDEGGKE, from the coding sequence ATGAGAGAGAAATTAAAGCATATCACCAAAACAACTGGCTTTGCTAATTTTATAGCTTCATTACTTGCTATTGTTGTTGGTTTATTATTCGGATTGATTATTTTGTTAATCAGTAATCCAGGCCAAGCGTTATCTGGTTTTATGGTTATTTTAAAAGGTGGATTTACCAATGGTTTAGTAGGTATTGGTGAAGTTTGGTATTATGCAACACCTATCATATTAACAGGTCTTTCTGTTGGTTTTGCGTTTAAGACAGGTCTATTTAATATTGGTACACCTGGTCAGTTTATCGTTGGTGCGTATGCAGCGGTTTATGTTGGTGTACATTTTACAGCATTAGGACCTACTCAATGGATTTTTGCCTTATTAGCAGGTGCAATTGCTGGTGGTATCTGGGGCATCTTACCCGGAATATTGAAGGCATATGCCAATGTAAATGAAGTTATTTCATCCATTATGATGAACTATATTGGCATGTATCTTGTTAACTTGTTAGTTGTTAGAACTATTTTCAATCCACTTGCAAATGAGTCAGTTGATGTGAATGCAAATGCAGTCATTCCAAAATGGGGACTTGATAAGATTTTTCCATATCCAAGCGTTAACGCAGGAATTATTATTGCTATCATTGTAGTTATCATTATTCATATTGTTTTAAATAAAACAACATTCGGTTATGAACTCAAAGCATGTGGCCATAATCCGCATGCTAGTAAATATGCTGGAATCAATGCAAAACGTAATATCGTAACTTCTATGATTATTGCGGGTGCATTATCTGGTCTTGGTGGTGCATTATTATACTTAGCCGGTTCCGGTAAGCATCTTCAAGTTCTTGATATATTAGCAGTAGAAGGCTTTAATGGTATTCCGGTTGCTTTATTAGGTTTATCAAACCCAATTGGCGTTTTAGTTGCAGGCTTATTTATTGCACACATTACTGTTGGAGGAATCAACCTACAATTCTATGACTTTGTTCCTGAAATCATAGATATCATTATTGCATCTATTATCTACTTTAGTGCATTTTCCTTATTGTTTAAAGGTTTTATTGCAAAAATCAGCAAAAATAAAGAAGATAAAAAAGCAATGGCAGCTCAAGCTACAAATGCAGAAAAACTTTACACAGGTGATGTTGTTGGGGCACAAGCCAATGGTGAGCCACCACAACTAGACGAAGGGGGTAAAGAATAG
- a CDS encoding ABC transporter ATP-binding protein, whose product MQYIIEMLNITKEFPGIIANDNVTLQVKKGEIHALLGENGAGKSTLMSVLFGLYQPEKGQIKINGNEVKINNPNDANALAIGMVHQHFKLVHNFTVLENIVLGVETTSGGFLKMDQAKKKVMELSERYKLKIDPDALISEITVGMQQRVEILKMLYRDNEILIFDEPTAVLTPQEIEELMKIMKGLVKEGKSIVFITHKLDEIKAVADRCTVLRKGKYIQTVDVADVSKEELSEMMVGRSVNLTVEKGEPSIGKPILTVKNLTVQSKTSTKPLVKDASFEVRQGEIVCIAGIDGNGQSELVFALTGLEKIHDGQIIFNDTDITHMSIRQRTTSGMAHIPEDRHKHGLILDYSLAENLVLQSYFTPEYQKAGFIRFDQVNKYADKLIEAYDIRSGQGKITTTRSMSGGNQQKAILAREIDRNPDLLIAVQPTRGLDVGAIEYIHKQLVAQRDAGKAVLLVSLELDEVMNVSDRILVMHEGEIVANLNPKEVTVNELGLYMAGSKRSEAV is encoded by the coding sequence ATGCAATATATTATTGAGATGCTCAATATCACCAAAGAGTTCCCGGGAATTATTGCAAATGATAATGTAACTCTACAGGTGAAAAAAGGCGAAATTCATGCGTTGCTTGGCGAAAACGGTGCAGGTAAATCAACCTTGATGAGTGTACTGTTTGGGCTTTATCAACCTGAAAAAGGCCAAATTAAAATTAACGGAAATGAAGTAAAGATTAACAATCCAAATGATGCGAATGCGTTGGCAATTGGTATGGTGCATCAGCATTTTAAATTGGTTCACAATTTTACTGTTTTAGAAAATATCGTACTAGGTGTTGAAACTACAAGTGGTGGATTTTTAAAAATGGATCAAGCTAAGAAAAAGGTTATGGAATTAAGCGAGCGTTATAAGCTTAAGATTGATCCTGATGCATTAATCTCCGAAATAACTGTAGGTATGCAGCAACGTGTTGAAATTCTTAAAATGCTATATCGTGATAATGAAATTTTAATTTTTGATGAACCAACTGCAGTATTGACTCCACAAGAAATTGAAGAGTTAATGAAGATTATGAAGGGCCTTGTAAAAGAAGGAAAGTCTATTGTATTTATTACTCATAAGCTTGATGAAATTAAGGCGGTTGCCGATCGTTGTACTGTTTTAAGAAAAGGAAAATACATTCAAACAGTTGACGTTGCCGATGTTTCTAAAGAAGAGCTATCCGAAATGATGGTTGGCCGTAGCGTTAATTTAACTGTTGAAAAAGGGGAGCCGAGTATTGGTAAACCAATATTAACTGTAAAGAACTTAACTGTACAGTCTAAAACATCTACAAAACCTCTTGTTAAGGACGCTAGCTTTGAGGTAAGACAAGGCGAAATTGTTTGTATTGCAGGTATTGATGGTAACGGACAATCTGAGCTTGTTTTTGCATTGACTGGATTAGAAAAAATTCATGATGGACAAATTATATTTAATGATACTGATATTACTCATATGAGCATTCGCCAACGTACTACGAGCGGTATGGCTCATATTCCGGAGGATAGACATAAACATGGATTGATTTTAGATTATTCACTAGCAGAAAATTTAGTATTACAATCTTATTTTACTCCAGAATATCAAAAAGCAGGATTCATTCGTTTTGATCAAGTAAATAAATATGCTGATAAGTTAATTGAAGCGTATGATATTCGCAGTGGTCAAGGTAAAATTACAACAACTCGCAGTATGTCTGGTGGTAACCAGCAAAAAGCGATTTTAGCACGTGAAATTGACCGCAATCCTGATTTGCTGATTGCAGTTCAACCAACTCGTGGATTGGATGTTGGTGCGATTGAGTATATTCATAAACAATTAGTGGCTCAACGTGATGCCGGAAAAGCAGTTTTATTGGTATCTTTAGAGTTGGATGAAGTTATGAATGTAAGCGACCGTATCTTAGTTATGCATGAGGGCGAAATTGTCGCAAATCTAAATCCAAAAGAAGTAACAGTAAACGAGCTAGGCCTTTATATGGCAGGTTCAAAAAGGAGTGAAGCCGTATGA